TGGCGCTACTCCTCGCTGCGCCTCACGGTGCTGCCCGGTGCCGTGCTGACGGACTGCTGGTCCGGCCGGGGCCTCGACGCGAGATCCCGGCTGCCCCGCCGACCCGTCGGCCGCGGGGCCGCGGAGCACCTCGCCGACGTCGACCGGCTGGTCCGCCGGCTGGCCACCTCCCCGGTGGAGCTGGGACCCGTGGCCCGCGCCGAGATGGTGCGGATGTACAGCAGCGCGGCGGAGGTCTGCTTCGCCGGCTGCGGCGAGACCGTGGCGTCCTCACCAGCCGTGCCGGCGGCCGTGCGCCGGGCGGCTGCCTTCGTCGAGGACCACGCCCACGAGCCGATCGGGCTGGCGGAGATCGCCGCCGCGGCCGGGCTGAGCACCCGGGGCACCCAGGCGGCCTTCCGCCGACACCTCGGCACCACCCCGCTGGAGCACCTGCGACGCACCCGTCTGGCCGGCGCGCACCGCGTCCTGCAGGAGGCGGCCCGCGAGGACGGGGTGACGGTGGCGGCGACGGCCCTCGACTGGGGCTTCCTGCACGCCGGACGCTTCTCCCAGTGGTACCGGCGCAGCTACGGGTGCAGCCCGCAGCAGACGCTGGACGCCCCGCCCTCCTGACCCTCCGCGCTCGGGCCTCAGCACGGCACGTCCAGGGGTCCTCGCGTCGGTCGCACGGCCGCTGGGCGCCGTCGGCTACAGTTGCTGCAGCAGTCCGGCCAGTCTCGCCTCGGGCTGTCGGTGACGTCGAGCCTCCTGCTCCTCCCCTCCCAGACCCATCTCCCCGCTCACCCCGGTGTGCGTCGATGGTTGCAGCCGTCCGGCGGGACGCCAGGAATGTGACAACCACTCGTGACCTCTGCTTTCAGCCGCCTCGGCGTGCCCTCCTCCCTCGACGCCGTGCTGGCGGAGAGGGGGATCACCATCCCCACCGCGATCCAGTCCGCCACGCTGGCCGACTCCCTGGCCGGACGCGACGTCCTCGGCCGCGGACCGACCGGGTCGGGCAAGACCTACGCCTTCCTGCTGCCCCTGGTGACCAGGCTGGCCGCCTCCGGCACCACCCGCCGCGCCCGCTCCCCGCGGGCCCTGATCCTGGCCCCCACCCGTGAGCTCGTCGGCCAGATCGAGGCCGCGCTCAAGCCGCTGGCCGCGACCGCCGGCCTGCGCACCCTGACCGTCTTCGGCGGGGTCGGCCAGAACCCGCAGGTCCAGGGTCTGCGCAACGGCGTCGACATCGTGCTGGCCTGCCCGGGCCGGCTCGAGGACCTGATCAAGCAGAAGGCCTGCAGCCTGGCCGAGGTCGAGATCACCATCCTCGACGAGGCCGACCACATGGCCGACCTGGGCTTCCTCCCCGCGGTCAAGCGGCTGCTGGACCAGACCCGCCGCGACGCCCAGCGCCTGCTCTTCTCCGCCACCCTGGACTCCGGGGTGGACGTGCTGGTCAAGCGCTACCTGCGCAGCCCCGTCACCCACCAGACCGACGGCGCCGACCAGGCCGCCCCGGTGATCGCCCACCACGTGCTGCACCTGCCCAAGGAGCAGCGCGTCCCGGTCCTCGCCGACCTGGCCAGCGCGCCCGGCCGCACGGTCGTCTTCACCCGCACCAAGCACGGCGCCAAGGCGCTGGCCCGTCAGCTCAACGGCCGCGGCGTCCCCACGGTGGAGCTGCACGGCAACCTGAGCCAGAACGCCCGCACCCGCAACATGGACGCCTTCCACGCCGGCCGCGCCCAGACGCTGGTGGCGACCGACATCGCGGCCCGCGGCATCCACGTCGACGACGTCGCCCTGGTCGTGCACGCCGACCCGCCGGCCGAGCACAAGGCCTACCTGCACCGCTCCGGGCGCACCGCCCGGGCCGGCAACGAGGGCATCGTGGTCACGCTGATGACCGACGCCCAGGTCTCCGACGTCCGCTCCCTCACCCGGGCGGCCAAGATCACCGCGGCCACCACCCGCGTCAACGGCACCGACCACCCGATCCTGCGCGAGCTGGCCCCGGGTGAGCGGACCCTCGTCGCCGGCGGGCTCGCCCCCAGCGGCCCCGAGGAGCAGGACGTCGCCCCCGGTGCCTCCCGCGGTGGTGGCGGTGGCGGTCGCCGCCGTCGTCCCGCCTCCGGTCGTGGCGCGCAGCCCGGTCAGGCTGGCGCTCCGGCCGGTCGTCCCTCGGGCGGTCGCCGTGGTCAGGGTGGGGGCGCTTCGCGCTCCGAGCCCGCCGGTGAGGGCAGCCGTCCCGGTGGCTCGCGCCGTCGTCGCCCCAGCGGCTCGGCCGGCTCCGCCCCGGCGGCCGCCGCGGCCCCCAGCCGTCAGGGTGGCCACAGCGCCTCCGACTTCAGCGGTCGCCGTCGCGGTCGCTGACCCAGCCGTCCCCTGAGGGACCCAGGACGCGTCGCCCCACCGGGGCGGCGCGTCCTGCTGCGTCCGGGGCCGGGAGCCCGGCCGGGGCCGGTCCTCGGGGCCTCAGCCGCCGGAGGTGGAGCGCGGGGTGCGACGCCGGCGCCACCACCACGCGGCCGCCAGCACGACGCCGAGCACCCCCAGGCCGGCGGCCACCAGCGTCTCGGCGCCGACCGCGACCGGCTCGGGTGCTGGCGGGGCAGGGGCCGGGGGCGGGAGCCGCTCCGGCAGCGCGGAGACGATGGCCCGGGCGGCCGGTCGCAGGTCGCCGGCGCGGTACCCACCGTGGACCGGACGGGTCCGCGCCAGCTCAGCCTCCAGCGCGCTCTGGCCGAGCGCCATCCGCAGCAGCGCCGGACCGGCGTCGCAGACCAGGTCACCGGCCCGGCACACCGACACCACCACCGGGCTCACCGGCAGGTCCAGGTCGTGGTCGGCGGCCGCGGCCAGCATCCGCGTGCGGTCGGTCTCCCCGACGCCGACCTCGATCACCGAGCGCACCATGGTGGCGGCCCCCTCGGGGTCCTCCCCGGAGTCGCGACCACGGGCCACCGCGTCCCGCACGTACCGCAGCGTGGCCACCAGGCCGGTGGCCTCCGGGACCGCGGTGGAGGTGCGCACGACCGCCTGCCCCGGGTGCAGGGCCGGGTCGCCGACCAGGACCGCCCCCGCCAGCCGCCAGTCGTCGGTGCGTCGGCTCAGTGTGGACGTCACCACCTGCGCCCCCTGCGAGAACCCGGCCAGCACCCAGCGCTCGTCGGGGCAGCGGGCGGCGGAGTCGTCGAGCACCTGGCTCAGCTGCTGCACCCCGATGTCGACGCTGTGCAGGTAGCCGGTGGTCGGCAGCTCCGGCTCCAGCAGCAGCCGGTCCAGCCCCACCTCGGTCAGCGTGTGCGGGTCCACGGCCGGGAAGTCCAGCCAGACCTCGCGGGCGACCACGTCGCGCCCGGTGCCGTCGGCGGCGGCGTCGGCCAGGGCCTGCCGGGTGCGCTCGACCGTGCGGCCGTAGGGCGGGTCCTCACCGGACCCGCGGGCGCCGACGAAGAGCAGGTCGGCGCACGGGGCACCGGGTCGGGAGGAGGCTGTCGGCCCACCCGGGCGCCAGTCCAGACGGGGGCCGGAGGGCTCGGCGCCGGCGGTGGGCGCCGCGGACGTCGCCAGCAGCAGACCGGCCAGGAGCACCGCGGCCGAGCGCGCCAGCCGTCGTCGGGACCCGGCGGGGGAGCGGGGGCGGGACGGCCGGGTGTGCATCGCGACCAGTCAATCAGCCGTCCTCAAGCCGACAGGGCCGCGTCCACCGCCTCGACCGAGAACACGGCGCGACGGACCAGGCGCACGGCGCCGGCGATCGCGCCCCGGCCGTCGGTGGAGGCGGTGGCCACCTGCACGGTGGACAGCACCGGCGGGTGCAGGTTCTCCCGCAGCCCCTCCCGGACGGCGTCGGTGAACAGCTCGTCGGAGGCGGCGAGGTCCCCGCCGACCAGCAGCCGCTCGGGACCGAGCACCGCCACCGCCCCGGCCAGCACGCCCCCCAGGCTGCGTCCGGCCCGCTGCAGGAGCTCCCGGGCAGCGGCGTCCCCGGAACGGGCCAGCGCGGTGACGTCGCGAGGGGTGGTGACGTCGACGCCCTGCTCGCGCAACCGGTCCACCAGCACCCGCCCGGTGGCCACCGTCGCCAGGCAGCCGGTCCGCCCGCACAGGCATAGCTCGTCCGCACCGGGCACCCGGACGTGGTCCAGCTCGCCCTCCAGCGAGGACCGGGCGTGGTGGAGCTCGCCGTCGACGACCAGCCCGGCCCCGACCCCGAAGCCGGCCTTCACCAGCAGGGTGGTGTGGGCGTCGGGGTGGTGCGTGGTCACCTCACCCAGGGCCATCACGTTGGCGTCGTTGTCGACCAGCACCGGGACCGGCCAGCGCGCGGTGAGGGTGCTGCGCAGGTCCATGCCGTTCCAGCCCGTCAGCCAGATGCTGCTCTCGACCCGTCCGTCGACCGAGCAGACCGGCCCCGGGACGGTCAGCCCGACCCCGCACAGCGTCGAGGGGTCCCGTCCGCTGGAGGTCAGCAGCTCCTGGAGCCGGTCCACCGCCTGGCCGAGGACGGGACCGGGACCGTCGGTGATCGCGTGGTCGTAGCTGGTGGTCGCCAGCACCGTCCCGGCCGCGTCGGTCACCGCGAGCTGGGCCTGGGTGTGGCCGAGGGCGGCGACCAGCACGGTCCGCTCCACGTCCTTGACCCGCAGCCGGCCGGCCGGGCGCCCGGGACGTCCGGTGCCCCCGGCGACCTCCTCCACCAGCAGGTCGAGGCTGATCAGCGCGTCGAGGCGGCCCAGCAGGGTGGTGCGGGAGATCCCGGTCAGGTCCAGCAGCTGCGCGCGCGTCAGCAGAGGGGTCTCGATGATCAGCCCGAGGAGCTGGCCGGCCGTGGCCACACCGGAGATGTGTCGCATGTCGCCTTCCTGGTTCCGGCGGTCGCGGGGCACGCTCGGCTCCGGACTCGTTGCACACGCCGGGGGGTGGCGACGTCGGACGTCCCCCGTCGGGACGCCGACGGGGAGGGGCTCGCCGCCCCCTCCCCCGAGTGGAGCGGCGAGCGGCTTCCAACGTAGGACATATTGATCAGCAGGGTCGGCGAAACGCAGAAATCCACCGAACCCGCACGGGTCGGGGGTTCGCACCGCGGATAGACTGCGTCGACCGCCGAGAGGAGCTCCATGACCGCCTTCTTCGTGATCGGCCTGGCCGGGCTCGCCCTCCTCGTCGCGTCCCTGATCGCCGGTGAGGTGCTCGAGGGTCTCTTCGACGGCATCGGCGGGGACTGGCTCTCCGGCGCCGGGCTCGCCGGCTTCCTCGGCGCCTTCGGCTTCGCCGGTGCCCTCGCCTACGACCTCAGCGAGTCCCTCGCCGTCGCGATCGTGGTGGGGCTGGTCGTCGGCGTGCTGATCGGGGTGCTGGTCGCGCTCGGCACCCGGTTCCTGCAGCGCGGTGGCAGCGACTCCACCGTGCGGACCGCGTCCCTGGTCGGGCGGGCCGGGTCGGTCAGCACCCCGGTGCCCGCCGACGGCTACGGCGAGATCACCCTGGTCGCGGCCGGGCACATCACCCGCCTGAACGCGCGTTCCGGCGCCCCGGTGCCGGCCGGCACCCGCGTCACCATCACCGAGGTGCTGTCGGCCACCGCCGTGATGGTGGAGCCGGCGGTCAGCGTCCCCCCGGCCGTCGGTGAGGAGGTGGCCCTGGACCAGGTGCCCCCACCCCCCGCCGGGGTCGAGCCCGACCCGGGGACCCCGCACCCGGGCCCGCAGTTCACCCAGCCGCCGCAGACCTGGTCGCCCTGGGAGGACCCGGACCGGCGCTGAGCCCGATGTCGTGGCCCCTGCGGGTGGCGACGGGTCCCGCGACGGCGGTGGGAACCGACCCCCGCGGATGAGAGACTTCCTTGCGACACCCTCCTGCTGCCGTTCGTCCTGACGACCGGGAGCGTCCGCACAGAAGGAAACCATGATCGAACTCCTGGGCACCCCGCTCCTGGCCATCATCGGTCTCATCGTCCTGGTGGTGCTGATCGGTCTGCTGATCACCACCCGCTACAAGGTCGCCGGCCCGAACGAGGCCTTCATCGTCACCGGCCGCAAGGGCAAGGAGGTGAAGAACCCCGAGACGGGCATCGTCTCCACCGACCTCTCCGGCCAGAAGGTCGTGATGGGTGGTGGCGTGTTCGTGCTGCCCTTCGTGCAGCGCCGCCACGTCCTCGACCTGTCCAGCCGCCGGATCATGATCCAGATCCGGGGTGCGGTCTCCGGACAGGGCGTGAAGCTCAACCTCGACGGCGTCGCCATCGTCAAGGTCGGTGGCAACGAGGACTCAATCCGCGCCGGTGCCCAGCGCTTCCTCTCCCAGCAGGAGGAGATCGAGACCTTCACCCAGGAGACGCTGGCCGGCTCGCTCCGCTCCATCGTGGGCTCGCTGTCGGTGGAGCAGATCATCCGTGACCGCGCCGCCTTCGCCCAGCGGGTGGCCGACGAGGCGGAGTCCTCGCTGACCGGCCAGGGCCTGGTGCTCGACACCTTCCAGATCCAGGACATCACCGACGACGGCTCCTACCTCTCCGACCTGGGACGCCCGGAGTCGGCCCGCGTCGGTCAGGTCGCGGCCATCGCCGAGGCCAACGCCACCCAGGCCGCCCAGCAGGCCCGCCTCGCCGCCGAGCAGGAGATCGCGATCTCGGAGCGGGCGCTGAACCTGAAGCAGGCCGAGATCCGGGCCGAGACCGACGCCGCAGGCGCCCAGGCCGCTGCCGCTGGACCGCTGGCCCAGGCCGACCGGGACCAGGCCATCCTCGCCGAGCAGGAGAAGGTGGCCGTCCGTCAGGCGGCGCTGAAGGAGCGCCAGCTCGACACCGAGGTCCGCAAGCCCGCCGACGCCGAGCGGTACCGGGTCGAGACCGAGGCCCAGGGTCGTCGTCAGTCCGCGATCTTCCAGGCCGACGCCCAGCGCCAGGCCTCCATCGCCGCCGCCGAGGCCGACGCCGAGAAGGCCCGTCTGACCGGTGAGGGTGACAAGTCGCGGCGTTCGGCGCTGGCCGAGGCCGAGGCGATCGAGGGTGCCAAGCGCGGTGAGGCCGAGAAGGCCCGTCGTGTGGCCGAGGCCGAGGCGACCCGCGCCGAGGGTGAGGCGGAGGCCGCCGCCATCCTGGCCAAGGGCCAGGCCGAGGCCGAGGCGATGAACCAGCGCGCCGCCGCCTTCGCCCGGTACAACGACGCGGCCGTGCTGCAGATGCTGATCGAGGTGCTGCCCCAGGTGGCCCGCGAGGTGGCCGCCCCGATGGCTGCCATCGACAAGCTCACCGTGATCAGCACCGACGGCGCGGGCGAGCTGCCCAAGCAGGTCACCAGCAACATCGTCCAGGCCATGGAGCTGGTCAAGAACAGCACCGGCATCGACCTGACCAAGCTGGTCGAGCGCTTCAGCGAGGAGGGCGACCGCGGTGGCCGGGCCGCCGCCGTCAGCGGACCGGTCAGCGACGGGAACGGCAGCACCAGCAGCTGACCTACGCACCACCAGTGACGGCCCCCGGCGACCACGCCGGGGGCCGTCCTGCGTCCCGGGGGCCTTCGTCCCGCCGGGTCCGCCTGCAGAGCCGGTCGCTGAGCAGACGGCTCTCCCACATCAGTCAGCGATGTCTGCTGAGCGTCCGGTTGTGCACACGGGGCGCGGCTGCCGGAGGACCGAGGTCCCGGGCGGGATGACACGGCTGACCAGCAGGATCACCGCCGTGACCCTGCTGCAACGCCCAGGCCGGCTGACCCAGGCCGTCGGCGGCGTCCTGACCGTCCTCGGGGTGGCGGGCTTCCTGCTCTCACCGACGGTGGGGACGGTGGTCATCGGCTACGGCATGCCCGTCGGACCGGACTCGGCGGTGCTGCTGTGGGGTCTGGCCAGGACCGTCTCGGCCGTGGTGACCGTGGTGGGCCTGCTGGTGCTGGCGTTCGGCACGGGCCACCACCTGGCGGCTCGCGCGCCCGGTCGGGTCCCGCGCTGACCCGAGCTCGTGCGGTGAGGAGCGTGTCCTGTTCCGGCCACAGCCGGTTTCGGACACGGACCGCTCTGGCTGGGGACGGGGACGGTTGCTTAGGTTCTTCACAGGCAGGGGATTGCACTCCCTGCAAATGAAGCGGTCCGCCCCTCCCACCCCCAGGGGCGGGCCGCTCGTGATCACGAGCCGAAGACCTGAGAAAGGACCATGTCCATGGTTTCTGTGCCGTCCTCGATCCGCCGCACCGGCAGGATCGCGGCTGCGGCCGGGGTGGTGGGCGCGCTGTGCGTCACCGGCCTCGCCGTCCCCGCCCAGGCGAAGACGCCGACCCACTCCGAGCCGATCGTGCAGGACCTGGTCAGCAAGCAGCTCCGCACCCAGCAGCTGGCCTGGGAGGCGTGCGAGTTCGCCGACGTCGCCGAGCCGACCCGCTCGCGGCTGCTGGCCACCCCGGGTCTGCAGTGCGCCACCATCACGGTGCCGCGCGACTGGTACCACGCCAAGGACGGCAACACGATCGAGGTCGAGATCTCCAAGGTGCCCGCGGCGGACCCGGCGAAGCGGCGCGGCATCATGCTGATCAACCCCGGCGGCCCGGGCGGTTCGGGTCTGCCGTGGAGCGCGTCGATGGCCCAGCGCTCGCCGGACGTCCACCAGGTCTACGACACCGTCGGCTTCGACCCGCGCGGCGTGGGGGAGAGCACCGAGCTGGTCTGCACCTACGACGCCAACGCCGAGACGCAGGTCGAGTTCGCCCGCAACTACGCCGAGGGCTGCCTGGACAACCCGCTGACCCCGTTCATCACCACCCGGCAGACCACGCTGGACATGGACTTCATCCGGCACCTGCTCGGCGAGAAGAAGATGAACTACGTCGGCTACTCCTACGGGACCTGGCTGGGCGGCAGCTACGCGGCCACCTTCCCGTCCAAGACCGACCGCTTCATCCTCGACTCCGCCACCGACATGTCCACCGGGACGCTGGAGCGCACCTGGGACCTGCAGCCGGCCACCCGCGACCGCCAGATGCAGGACATGCTGATGCCCTACATCGCCCGCCACGACGACGTCTACGGCATGGGCGACACCGCGATCGAGGCCCGGCGGGCCTTCGAGGAGGCCGGCGGCTTCGACAACTTCATCAACCTGATCATCGGCGTCAACACCGTGATCCAGGCCATGTACTCCACCGAGCTGTACCCCGAGGCCGCGGCGGTCCTCTCCGCGCTGGCCGAGGTCAACGCCGGCGGGGTCCGCGAGGACTTCCGCCTGCCCTACAGCGACGAGGCCCAGGCCGCGATGACGGAGTACCTCGGTCAGATCAAGGAGCACGTCGA
The sequence above is a segment of the Auraticoccus monumenti genome. Coding sequences within it:
- a CDS encoding NfeD family protein, with translation MTAFFVIGLAGLALLVASLIAGEVLEGLFDGIGGDWLSGAGLAGFLGAFGFAGALAYDLSESLAVAIVVGLVVGVLIGVLVALGTRFLQRGGSDSTVRTASLVGRAGSVSTPVPADGYGEITLVAAGHITRLNARSGAPVPAGTRVTITEVLSATAVMVEPAVSVPPAVGEEVALDQVPPPPAGVEPDPGTPHPGPQFTQPPQTWSPWEDPDRR
- a CDS encoding flotillin family protein, with amino-acid sequence MIELLGTPLLAIIGLIVLVVLIGLLITTRYKVAGPNEAFIVTGRKGKEVKNPETGIVSTDLSGQKVVMGGGVFVLPFVQRRHVLDLSSRRIMIQIRGAVSGQGVKLNLDGVAIVKVGGNEDSIRAGAQRFLSQQEEIETFTQETLAGSLRSIVGSLSVEQIIRDRAAFAQRVADEAESSLTGQGLVLDTFQIQDITDDGSYLSDLGRPESARVGQVAAIAEANATQAAQQARLAAEQEIAISERALNLKQAEIRAETDAAGAQAAAAGPLAQADRDQAILAEQEKVAVRQAALKERQLDTEVRKPADAERYRVETEAQGRRQSAIFQADAQRQASIAAAEADAEKARLTGEGDKSRRSALAEAEAIEGAKRGEAEKARRVAEAEATRAEGEAEAAAILAKGQAEAEAMNQRAAAFARYNDAAVLQMLIEVLPQVAREVAAPMAAIDKLTVISTDGAGELPKQVTSNIVQAMELVKNSTGIDLTKLVERFSEEGDRGGRAAAVSGPVSDGNGSTSS
- a CDS encoding alpha/beta hydrolase, translating into MVSVPSSIRRTGRIAAAAGVVGALCVTGLAVPAQAKTPTHSEPIVQDLVSKQLRTQQLAWEACEFADVAEPTRSRLLATPGLQCATITVPRDWYHAKDGNTIEVEISKVPAADPAKRRGIMLINPGGPGGSGLPWSASMAQRSPDVHQVYDTVGFDPRGVGESTELVCTYDANAETQVEFARNYAEGCLDNPLTPFITTRQTTLDMDFIRHLLGEKKMNYVGYSYGTWLGGSYAATFPSKTDRFILDSATDMSTGTLERTWDLQPATRDRQMQDMLMPYIARHDDVYGMGDTAIEARRAFEEAGGFDNFINLIIGVNTVIQAMYSTELYPEAAAVLSALAEVNAGGVREDFRLPYSDEAQAAMTEYLGQIKEHVDGLDIPAESKKSVAAKLDQALEVYAQNALAVNGQIDGQIAEQLEGQISDGQISDGQISDGQISDGQISDGQIADAPQLTTDLGAFEAIRCQDGQWTTDIETWEAKLTEGFQKAPLTGMLNSIPVCAFWPAQEKGFPEVKNKDLPGVLFLQSEFDAATAYEGAEASIKKFKKSKAVVVDNEGSHGLFPYGTECVDDPALTWLIDGRLPKQKWNGCVGVPLPGEIYTYNVGGSINQKGRLRGFKMESKSVKEANEMVAELRREAGITDIPGAEDATLAAALPVS
- a CDS encoding ROK family protein; protein product: MRHISGVATAGQLLGLIIETPLLTRAQLLDLTGISRTTLLGRLDALISLDLLVEEVAGGTGRPGRPAGRLRVKDVERTVLVAALGHTQAQLAVTDAAGTVLATTSYDHAITDGPGPVLGQAVDRLQELLTSSGRDPSTLCGVGLTVPGPVCSVDGRVESSIWLTGWNGMDLRSTLTARWPVPVLVDNDANVMALGEVTTHHPDAHTTLLVKAGFGVGAGLVVDGELHHARSSLEGELDHVRVPGADELCLCGRTGCLATVATGRVLVDRLREQGVDVTTPRDVTALARSGDAAARELLQRAGRSLGGVLAGAVAVLGPERLLVGGDLAASDELFTDAVREGLRENLHPPVLSTVQVATASTDGRGAIAGAVRLVRRAVFSVEAVDAALSA
- a CDS encoding cutinase family protein; protein product: MHTRPSRPRSPAGSRRRLARSAAVLLAGLLLATSAAPTAGAEPSGPRLDWRPGGPTASSRPGAPCADLLFVGARGSGEDPPYGRTVERTRQALADAAADGTGRDVVAREVWLDFPAVDPHTLTEVGLDRLLLEPELPTTGYLHSVDIGVQQLSQVLDDSAARCPDERWVLAGFSQGAQVVTSTLSRRTDDWRLAGAVLVGDPALHPGQAVVRTSTAVPEATGLVATLRYVRDAVARGRDSGEDPEGAATMVRSVIEVGVGETDRTRMLAAAADHDLDLPVSPVVVSVCRAGDLVCDAGPALLRMALGQSALEAELARTRPVHGGYRAGDLRPAARAIVSALPERLPPPAPAPPAPEPVAVGAETLVAAGLGVLGVVLAAAWWWRRRRTPRSTSGG
- a CDS encoding DEAD/DEAH box helicase — encoded protein: MTSAFSRLGVPSSLDAVLAERGITIPTAIQSATLADSLAGRDVLGRGPTGSGKTYAFLLPLVTRLAASGTTRRARSPRALILAPTRELVGQIEAALKPLAATAGLRTLTVFGGVGQNPQVQGLRNGVDIVLACPGRLEDLIKQKACSLAEVEITILDEADHMADLGFLPAVKRLLDQTRRDAQRLLFSATLDSGVDVLVKRYLRSPVTHQTDGADQAAPVIAHHVLHLPKEQRVPVLADLASAPGRTVVFTRTKHGAKALARQLNGRGVPTVELHGNLSQNARTRNMDAFHAGRAQTLVATDIAARGIHVDDVALVVHADPPAEHKAYLHRSGRTARAGNEGIVVTLMTDAQVSDVRSLTRAAKITAATTRVNGTDHPILRELAPGERTLVAGGLAPSGPEEQDVAPGASRGGGGGGRRRRPASGRGAQPGQAGAPAGRPSGGRRGQGGGASRSEPAGEGSRPGGSRRRRPSGSAGSAPAAAAAPSRQGGHSASDFSGRRRGR
- a CDS encoding AraC family transcriptional regulator; translation: MAAPMIVRSHSTNVAEEASEYIRDVYVDHELVVNAVDERFTFEQRSAQVADLLLDDLSLGMDATFPTVGEGLAQPTLVQVRRGDPLTMEIGGEGVTVAPGESVLMRPSTPYTVRWRYSSLRLTVLPGAVLTDCWSGRGLDARSRLPRRPVGRGAAEHLADVDRLVRRLATSPVELGPVARAEMVRMYSSAAEVCFAGCGETVASSPAVPAAVRRAAAFVEDHAHEPIGLAEIAAAAGLSTRGTQAAFRRHLGTTPLEHLRRTRLAGAHRVLQEAAREDGVTVAATALDWGFLHAGRFSQWYRRSYGCSPQQTLDAPPS